The Lacrimispora xylanolytica genome has a segment encoding these proteins:
- a CDS encoding cyclic-di-AMP receptor: MKIIYAIVSSDDGNRVTDALNEHQYSVTKLATTGGFLKKGNTTLMIGTEDEQVEVVINLIKDTCGKRQKITYNVPAPNLASVSSGFMMMPTTVELGGATIFVTDVERFEKI; encoded by the coding sequence ATGAAGATAATTTATGCTATCGTTAGCTCCGATGATGGAAACCGGGTGACCGATGCACTGAATGAACACCAGTACAGCGTGACAAAACTTGCCACTACAGGCGGCTTCTTAAAAAAGGGAAATACGACTTTGATGATAGGTACAGAAGACGAGCAGGTAGAAGTGGTCATTAATCTGATTAAAGACACCTGTGGGAAACGCCAGAAGATAACATATAATGTACCGGCTCCCAACCTGGCATCCGTATCCTCTGGTTTTATGATGATGCCGACCACGGTTGAACTGGGCGGCGCTACTATATTTGTAACAGATGTGGAAAGATTTGAAAAAATTTGA
- a CDS encoding phosphopentomutase — MSETKRVFLIVLDSFGIGEAPDAAKFHDEGSNTLGSIAKADEYYTPNLKKLGMFNIDGVTAGEKEEMPVGSFGRMTEKSQGKDTTIGHWEIAGIISEEPLPTYPNGFPEEILSEFKKQTGRGILCNKPYSGTDVIRDFGKEHVETGDLIVYTSADSVFQIAAHEEVVPLEELYRYCKIARELLTGKHSLGRVIARPFDGTYPDFKRTPHRHDFSLLPPKTTMLDCLKEAGFDTIGIGKIYDIFAGKGIDKTTSIVNNTDGMIKTLEAQKDDFNGICFVNLVDFDMVYGHRNDVKGYAQAATDFDVQLGEFMKGMRADDVLIITADHGCDPGTPSTDHSREYTPMLIYGEGIKAGVSIGTRDTFADIAATVLDLFGVKGDIAGKSFLDEVAK; from the coding sequence ATGTCAGAGACAAAAAGAGTATTTTTAATTGTATTAGACAGCTTTGGGATTGGAGAAGCACCAGATGCTGCGAAATTTCATGACGAAGGAAGCAATACCTTAGGAAGCATTGCAAAAGCAGACGAGTATTACACCCCTAATTTGAAAAAACTGGGAATGTTCAACATAGATGGCGTAACAGCAGGAGAAAAAGAAGAGATGCCTGTGGGTTCCTTCGGACGCATGACAGAAAAGTCCCAGGGAAAGGACACCACCATAGGCCATTGGGAAATTGCCGGAATTATATCCGAAGAGCCTCTTCCCACCTATCCCAACGGATTTCCAGAGGAAATCCTTTCTGAATTTAAGAAGCAGACGGGCAGAGGAATTCTCTGTAATAAGCCTTACTCCGGAACCGATGTCATCAGAGATTTCGGAAAAGAGCATGTAGAGACTGGGGATTTGATTGTTTATACTTCGGCAGACAGCGTGTTCCAGATTGCTGCTCATGAAGAAGTGGTGCCTCTTGAGGAGCTTTACCGCTATTGTAAGATTGCAAGAGAGTTACTGACTGGAAAGCACAGCCTTGGCCGGGTAATTGCCAGACCATTTGACGGGACTTACCCTGATTTTAAACGGACCCCTCACCGTCATGATTTTTCCCTTCTTCCGCCTAAGACTACCATGCTGGACTGCCTGAAAGAGGCTGGCTTTGATACCATTGGAATTGGAAAGATATACGATATCTTTGCAGGAAAAGGAATTGATAAAACAACTTCTATTGTGAATAATACTGATGGCATGATTAAGACACTGGAAGCGCAAAAGGATGACTTTAATGGCATATGCTTTGTGAATCTGGTGGATTTTGATATGGTATACGGCCATAGAAACGATGTAAAGGGCTATGCTCAGGCTGCTACGGATTTCGATGTGCAGTTAGGTGAATTCATGAAAGGCATGAGAGCAGATGATGTCCTTATCATAACCGCTGACCATGGCTGTGACCCTGGAACTCCAAGTACCGACCATTCCAGAGAATACACACCAATGCTCATCTATGGAGAGGGAATCAAAGCAGGCGTTTCCATTGGCACAAGAGATACCTTTGCAGACATAGCTGCTACGGTTCTTGATTTATTTGGAGTAAAGGGTGACATCGCAGGCAAGAGCTTTTTAGATGAGGTAGCAAAATAA
- a CDS encoding cytidine deaminase — MKLEEATKNRLVAEAYEAQRNAYVPYSDFCVGAALLAKNGTVYRGCNIENASFSPTNCAERTAFFKAVSEGVTEFEAIAIVGNKKGKEGDFCAPCGVCRQVMAEFCDPDEFQIILGAGEKTSVYTLKEILPMGFTNDNLKSSE; from the coding sequence ATGAAGCTTGAGGAAGCAACGAAAAACAGGTTGGTGGCAGAGGCCTATGAGGCGCAAAGAAATGCATATGTACCGTATTCGGACTTTTGTGTGGGAGCGGCTCTTCTGGCAAAGAACGGAACGGTCTACAGAGGCTGTAACATCGAGAATGCCTCCTTCTCCCCTACCAACTGCGCAGAGCGGACGGCATTTTTTAAGGCGGTCTCAGAAGGCGTTACAGAATTTGAGGCCATTGCCATCGTAGGCAATAAAAAAGGGAAAGAAGGAGATTTTTGTGCTCCCTGCGGAGTTTGCAGGCAGGTCATGGCAGAGTTTTGCGATCCTGATGAATTTCAAATTATCCTGGGAGCAGGAGAAAAGACCTCGGTCTATACCTTAAAGGAAATACTTCCGATGGGATTTACAAATGATAATTTAAAATCCAGTGAATGA
- a CDS encoding ty transcription activator TEC1, with amino-acid sequence MEQNKRKQWIRFSLFGVFALASAMILLTQIMKNKTKPIFDKNVTTTFYARTNVGKALDLNADGYFSRELYDHTKFSFDLSQCDFNTPGLYRIPVFYDEEKTNCVVQIQVGDTDSGDACKDTDTNEDVVIKEQEGMAKTDGS; translated from the coding sequence ATGGAACAAAATAAAAGAAAACAGTGGATTCGATTCAGTCTATTTGGAGTATTTGCTCTGGCATCGGCTATGATCCTGCTAACACAGATCATGAAAAACAAGACAAAACCTATCTTTGATAAGAATGTCACTACCACCTTTTACGCTAGGACCAATGTCGGCAAGGCACTTGATTTAAATGCAGACGGGTATTTTTCCAGGGAACTCTATGATCATACAAAATTCAGTTTTGATTTGTCTCAATGCGACTTTAACACTCCTGGCCTTTACCGGATACCGGTATTTTATGACGAAGAAAAGACCAACTGTGTGGTTCAGATACAGGTAGGGGATACAGATAGCGGGGATGCGTGTAAAGACACGGATACCAATGAGGATGTGGTAATCAAAGAACAGGAAGGAATGGCAAAAACAGATGGCTCATAA
- a CDS encoding CarD family transcriptional regulator, with translation MFQVNDLVMYGTHGICKVNAIGSLAMSAAQEDRLYYTLKPLYEEQHSAVYTPVDNKKAAIRPAVTKEEALELIDQIPDIETIWVVDDRQREGKYKEIMQRNEGTGWMQIIKTLYLKKQKRLAEGKKSTAKDDFYFNMAQELLYGELAAALLMDRTKVKGLVEEQVSQEDSPVASVDIKS, from the coding sequence ATGTTTCAGGTAAACGATCTGGTTATGTATGGTACCCATGGTATTTGCAAGGTGAACGCCATTGGAAGTCTTGCTATGTCTGCGGCCCAGGAAGACCGGCTTTATTATACGCTAAAGCCGCTTTACGAGGAGCAGCACAGCGCGGTTTATACACCGGTAGACAATAAAAAAGCAGCCATAAGACCTGCTGTTACCAAAGAAGAGGCATTGGAACTGATTGACCAGATTCCAGACATAGAAACCATTTGGGTGGTAGATGACAGACAAAGAGAAGGCAAATACAAGGAGATCATGCAGAGAAATGAAGGTACTGGCTGGATGCAGATTATTAAGACGCTCTATTTAAAGAAACAGAAGCGTTTGGCAGAAGGAAAGAAGAGTACGGCAAAGGATGATTTCTATTTTAATATGGCTCAGGAGCTTCTTTATGGAGAACTTGCTGCTGCTCTTTTGATGGATCGGACCAAGGTGAAAGGTCTTGTGGAAGAGCAGGTAAGTCAAGAGGATAGTCCTGTTGCATCGGTTGATATAAAATCGTGA
- a CDS encoding NUDIX domain-containing protein: MAHKNLTTLCYIEQDGSYLMLHRIKKKQDMNQDKWLGVGGHLEEGESPEDCLLREVKEETGLTLHSYRQRGIITFVSDEYPDEYMFLYTSDDFKGTLIECNEGSLEWVPKEKTGQLPLWEGDLIFFELLKDELPFFSLKLVYQGERLSAAVLNGEAMELLDERHTDGSLTGRVMARFFMHREGILHGTAHVWIIRPNGTNGFDVLLQKRSANKDSYPGCYDVSSAGHLTAGSDYLESAVRELKEELGIEAAPDELSFVGLRSELDKREFYGRTFFNREVSKVYAYEKTVEESQLILDSAEVESVLWMDHEECLLQMRTGVLNHCLNEKEILMLADWWKSRKSR, from the coding sequence ATGGCTCATAAAAATCTTACGACCCTGTGTTATATCGAACAGGATGGCAGTTATCTGATGCTGCACCGGATCAAGAAAAAACAGGATATGAACCAGGATAAGTGGCTTGGGGTCGGAGGACATCTGGAGGAAGGTGAAAGTCCGGAGGATTGCCTGTTAAGAGAAGTGAAAGAGGAAACAGGACTCACCCTTCATTCCTATCGGCAAAGAGGAATTATAACGTTTGTATCCGATGAGTATCCTGATGAATATATGTTTTTATATACCTCAGACGATTTTAAAGGAACTCTTATTGAATGCAATGAGGGCAGCTTAGAGTGGGTACCAAAGGAAAAAACAGGACAGCTTCCTCTATGGGAAGGAGATCTGATTTTCTTTGAACTGCTTAAGGATGAATTGCCATTTTTTTCGCTGAAGCTGGTCTATCAGGGGGAACGCCTATCCGCTGCCGTGTTAAATGGAGAAGCAATGGAGCTGCTGGATGAAAGACATACAGACGGGAGCCTGACCGGAAGAGTCATGGCCCGGTTTTTCATGCATCGGGAAGGTATTCTTCACGGCACCGCCCATGTCTGGATCATAAGGCCGAATGGAACAAATGGTTTTGATGTTCTTTTGCAAAAACGCAGTGCAAACAAGGATTCCTACCCTGGTTGTTATGACGTTTCTTCAGCGGGACACTTAACAGCAGGAAGTGACTATCTGGAATCCGCAGTCAGAGAGCTGAAAGAAGAGCTGGGCATAGAGGCAGCACCTGATGAGCTTTCCTTTGTAGGGCTTCGAAGTGAGCTTGATAAAAGAGAATTTTATGGCAGGACCTTCTTTAACCGTGAGGTCAGTAAGGTGTATGCCTACGAAAAAACGGTAGAAGAATCACAGCTCATTCTTGATTCAGCCGAGGTAGAATCTGTTTTGTGGATGGACCATGAAGAATGTCTGCTACAGATGAGGACAGGCGTCTTAAACCATTGTCTCAATGAGAAGGAAATCCTTATGCTGGCTGACTGGTGGAAATCAAGAAAATCCCGTTGA
- a CDS encoding ferritin-like domain-containing protein, giving the protein MKLSSLVFSDPSPWPPIEIVSQNERYAAAMLSNIGACNSEMSAISLYIYNSLITKNFFFEIAECFHKISMVEMRHLNAFGELSVLLGADPRLWSRQNGRMQYWSPSCNHYPTIIGELVTNALNGELEAIRKYQAQAQWIDDCKIQAVLNRIIADEQCHVEIFRLILAELNGEALIQSAEYIEAEEESELTEDEYEPL; this is encoded by the coding sequence ATGAAATTATCTTCTCTTGTGTTTTCCGATCCTTCTCCATGGCCACCCATAGAGATTGTATCCCAAAATGAACGGTACGCAGCCGCCATGTTATCAAACATTGGTGCCTGCAATTCAGAAATGTCTGCCATCAGCCTCTATATCTATAACAGTCTCATTACAAAGAATTTCTTTTTTGAGATTGCAGAGTGTTTTCACAAAATCAGTATGGTGGAAATGCGCCATCTAAATGCATTCGGAGAGCTGAGCGTTCTTTTAGGAGCAGACCCCAGACTTTGGAGCCGGCAAAACGGTCGGATGCAGTACTGGTCACCTTCCTGCAATCATTACCCTACCATCATTGGCGAGCTGGTGACCAACGCTCTTAATGGTGAGCTGGAAGCCATACGAAAATATCAGGCTCAAGCACAGTGGATCGATGACTGTAAGATTCAGGCCGTCTTAAACCGGATTATCGCAGATGAACAATGTCACGTTGAAATATTCCGGCTTATTCTGGCTGAGCTAAACGGCGAAGCCCTGATTCAATCCGCTGAATACATTGAGGCAGAGGAAGAATCAGAACTCACAGAAGATGAATATGAACCCTTATAA
- the deoC gene encoding deoxyribose-phosphate aldolase codes for MTDLEMLSYVDHTVLKAVATWDEIKVLCQEALEYKTASVCIPPCYISRVHKEFPNLNICTVVGFPLGYSVTESKVLETKKAIEDGANEVDMVINLADVKNGDYEKVEEEIRLLKQETGDKILKVIIETCYLTEEEKIAMCKAVTAAKADYIKTSTGFGTAGATLSDIQLFKEHIGPEVKIKAAGGVRTLEDLRAYIEAGCSRVGASAAVKLAAKKD; via the coding sequence ATGACTGATTTAGAAATGTTAAGCTATGTAGACCATACCGTATTAAAGGCGGTTGCAACCTGGGATGAGATTAAGGTGCTTTGTCAGGAGGCTTTGGAATATAAAACTGCTTCTGTATGCATTCCACCCTGTTATATCAGCAGAGTTCATAAGGAATTTCCAAATCTGAATATATGCACGGTAGTAGGGTTTCCACTTGGCTACAGTGTTACAGAGTCAAAGGTTCTTGAGACCAAGAAAGCCATTGAAGACGGAGCCAATGAAGTGGATATGGTAATCAATCTCGCTGACGTGAAAAACGGAGATTATGAAAAAGTAGAAGAAGAAATTCGTTTGTTAAAGCAGGAAACAGGAGACAAGATCTTAAAGGTCATTATTGAGACCTGTTATCTCACAGAAGAAGAGAAGATCGCCATGTGCAAAGCAGTAACTGCTGCAAAAGCTGATTATATTAAGACCTCTACCGGATTTGGAACTGCTGGTGCGACTCTTTCTGATATCCAGCTGTTTAAAGAGCACATCGGGCCAGAGGTAAAAATCAAGGCAGCAGGCGGAGTGCGCACTCTGGAAGATTTAAGGGCTTATATTGAAGCTGGATGCAGCCGGGTAGGTGCAAGTGCAGCAGTTAAGCTGGCAGCTAAAAAAGACTGA
- a CDS encoding MerR family transcriptional regulator, with product MNTNEVAVLTGVSVRTLHHYDKIGLLCPDRNPENDYREYSEHDLDLLQQILFFKACGFSLADTKRMISSPDFNQKEAFKLQKKYLLHEKKRINIMLDTLEKTMRSWKGEEAMTQKEKFAGFIMGDNPYEEEARRLWGDKAVDESNAKISSMSPQEQKQVAEGMEELFRELGKIRFEQPDSKIAQDAMDHMYQFFNKNFGYQYSLEAFAGLGQLYVADERFLKNIDQYGEGLSVFLSQAMKIYGNSH from the coding sequence ATGAATACCAATGAAGTTGCTGTTTTAACAGGGGTGAGTGTGCGCACACTTCATCATTACGACAAAATAGGGCTTCTATGCCCCGACCGGAATCCGGAAAATGATTACAGGGAATATTCAGAACATGATTTGGATTTGCTGCAGCAGATTCTGTTTTTTAAAGCCTGTGGATTTTCTCTTGCAGATACTAAAAGGATGATATCCAGCCCTGATTTCAATCAAAAAGAGGCGTTTAAGCTGCAGAAAAAATACCTTCTGCATGAAAAAAAGCGAATAAATATCATGCTGGATACACTGGAAAAGACCATGAGGTCGTGGAAGGGAGAAGAAGCTATGACGCAAAAAGAAAAGTTTGCTGGATTTATAATGGGTGATAATCCGTACGAAGAGGAGGCTCGCCGTCTTTGGGGAGACAAAGCAGTTGATGAAAGCAATGCAAAAATAAGTTCCATGTCTCCTCAGGAACAAAAACAGGTGGCAGAAGGCATGGAAGAGCTGTTTAGAGAGCTTGGAAAGATACGGTTTGAACAGCCGGATTCTAAGATCGCTCAGGATGCCATGGACCATATGTACCAATTTTTTAATAAAAATTTCGGATATCAATATTCTCTGGAGGCATTTGCCGGCCTTGGGCAGCTGTACGTGGCTGATGAACGTTTCCTGAAAAATATTGACCAGTACGGAGAAGGACTGTCTGTTTTTTTATCTCAGGCAATGAAAATTTATGGAAATAGCCATTAA
- a CDS encoding endonuclease MutS2, which translates to MNHTFQTLEFYRILEELENLSHTEAAKEQIRTLMPSQKESEVKKSIRDTTEARIILDNMGLPPAVAMKDLSVIITTTKQGGCLMAEELEEIGVMLTGVKRLKDFLNRCKYLELSLPYYELELEPLEALSGMIYESIRNGRVEDYASKSLKNVRQEIGRMEERLRTKAEAILRGNKKWFSDSYITIRNGKTCLPVKKDYRSSVPGSVIDQSSTGSTLFIEPAVIAAMNGELELLRIEEENEVRKILYTLTAFVEDNLPVLEKNKRYLEKLDFLFAKGRLSQEMNGAEPVVNSERIIRIVEGRHPFMDPRTVVPLNFELGKRERGIVITGPNTGGKTVSIKTVGLFSLMAQCGLHVPCKEAELCLNRQVLCDIGDGQNITENLSTFSAHITNVMKILKEAGEESLVILDELGSGTDPAEGMGIAIAILDELRHMGCLFLATTHYPEVKTYAKEREGITNARMAFDEETLKPLYRMEIGEAGESCALAIATRLGMPEQMIERARRYAYGAWEESDQNNGDIEWEKVRKAPKAKKGEGINSAQHKDELLTKFTIGDSVYVLPDKKKGIVCRPVNDQGVLQVQLPDKKIWINHKRIKLLVPAAELYPQDYDFSIIFDTVENRKARHKMEKGYQEGLEIRTE; encoded by the coding sequence ATGAATCACACATTTCAAACATTAGAATTTTATCGTATATTAGAAGAACTGGAAAACTTATCCCATACAGAAGCGGCAAAAGAACAGATCAGGACTCTGATGCCAAGTCAGAAGGAGAGTGAAGTAAAAAAGAGCATACGGGATACCACCGAAGCCAGGATTATACTGGATAACATGGGGCTTCCTCCTGCGGTAGCCATGAAAGACCTTTCGGTTATCATAACGACAACAAAACAGGGAGGCTGCCTTATGGCTGAAGAGCTGGAGGAGATTGGCGTAATGCTTACTGGAGTAAAGCGGTTAAAAGATTTTTTGAACCGATGCAAATATCTGGAATTAAGTCTTCCCTATTACGAGCTGGAGTTAGAACCCCTGGAGGCTTTATCTGGAATGATCTATGAAAGCATCCGAAATGGAAGAGTGGAAGACTATGCCAGCAAAAGCCTGAAAAACGTCCGTCAGGAGATTGGCAGGATGGAGGAACGCCTGAGAACAAAAGCAGAAGCCATTTTGCGGGGAAACAAAAAATGGTTCTCAGATTCCTATATAACCATAAGAAATGGAAAAACCTGCCTCCCAGTGAAAAAAGATTATAGATCCTCTGTTCCAGGCAGTGTCATTGACCAGTCGTCTACAGGTTCCACACTCTTTATTGAACCAGCCGTTATTGCTGCCATGAATGGAGAACTGGAGCTTCTTCGCATTGAAGAGGAGAATGAGGTACGAAAGATTCTGTATACACTGACAGCCTTTGTAGAAGATAATCTCCCGGTACTGGAGAAAAACAAACGTTATTTGGAAAAGCTGGATTTCCTGTTTGCCAAAGGGCGGCTGAGCCAGGAGATGAATGGGGCAGAGCCGGTAGTCAATTCGGAGCGCATCATACGAATCGTGGAAGGACGTCATCCATTTATGGACCCAAGGACCGTGGTCCCTCTCAACTTTGAATTAGGAAAGAGGGAGAGAGGTATTGTTATTACAGGTCCAAACACAGGGGGGAAAACCGTCTCTATTAAAACGGTTGGATTGTTTTCTCTTATGGCCCAATGCGGACTTCATGTACCATGTAAGGAAGCGGAGCTTTGCTTAAATCGACAGGTGCTTTGTGATATAGGGGATGGGCAGAATATTACGGAGAATCTATCTACATTCTCGGCTCATATTACCAATGTGATGAAGATTTTAAAAGAGGCAGGAGAAGAGAGCCTTGTTATCCTGGACGAATTGGGGTCAGGTACAGACCCGGCTGAGGGAATGGGAATCGCCATCGCTATTTTGGATGAACTAAGGCACATGGGGTGTCTGTTCCTTGCGACCACTCATTATCCAGAGGTAAAGACCTATGCAAAGGAAAGAGAAGGAATCACCAATGCGCGTATGGCCTTTGATGAGGAAACCTTAAAACCACTGTATCGTATGGAAATCGGAGAGGCAGGAGAAAGCTGCGCGCTGGCCATAGCAACTAGGCTTGGTATGCCAGAACAGATGATTGAAAGAGCCAGAAGATATGCCTACGGAGCGTGGGAAGAATCGGATCAGAACAATGGGGATATCGAATGGGAAAAAGTGAGAAAGGCCCCAAAAGCCAAGAAGGGGGAAGGAATCAACAGTGCCCAGCATAAAGATGAGTTACTGACCAAATTTACCATTGGTGACAGTGTGTATGTATTGCCAGATAAGAAAAAGGGAATTGTATGCAGGCCGGTCAATGACCAGGGTGTTTTGCAGGTCCAGCTGCCGGATAAGAAAATATGGATTAACCACAAGCGGATAAAGCTTTTGGTTCCGGCCGCTGAATTATACCCCCAGGATTATGATTTTTCCATCATCTTTGATACGGTGGAAAACAGGAAAGCACGGCACAAGATGGAAAAGGGATATCAGGAAGGCCTGGAAATCAGGACAGAGTAA
- a CDS encoding NUDIX hydrolase, which translates to MNQREQLINDVERFQPWNEQEEKDKELILSYLRQGDSCFYRENDEAHLSASGWVVNPSRTKTLMAYHNIYGSWAWTGGHADGEKDLLKVALREAMEETGISKVVPVSKDIFSLEILTVDGHEKKGAYVSSHLHLNVTYLLEADDTLSIRNKEDENSAVGWFALSECLHAVNEPWMSERIYQKLLYKMQNLAY; encoded by the coding sequence ATGAATCAAAGAGAACAGCTGATAAATGATGTAGAACGGTTTCAGCCATGGAATGAACAGGAGGAGAAGGATAAGGAGCTGATTCTTTCCTATCTGCGCCAGGGAGATTCCTGCTTTTACAGGGAAAATGATGAGGCCCATCTATCGGCTTCCGGCTGGGTGGTAAATCCCTCCCGCACCAAAACCCTGATGGCTTATCATAACATCTATGGTTCCTGGGCCTGGACCGGAGGACACGCGGACGGAGAAAAGGATCTTCTAAAGGTAGCTCTTAGAGAGGCCATGGAAGAAACTGGAATCAGCAAAGTCGTGCCGGTGAGCAAGGACATTTTTTCTCTGGAGATTCTCACGGTGGACGGTCATGAGAAAAAAGGAGCTTATGTCTCTTCTCATCTTCATTTGAATGTGACGTATCTGTTGGAGGCGGATGACACGCTGTCTATCCGTAACAAAGAGGATGAAAACAGTGCAGTCGGCTGGTTTGCGCTCAGTGAATGCTTGCATGCGGTGAATGAACCATGGATGAGCGAGAGAATTTATCAAAAGCTTCTTTATAAAATGCAGAATCTTGCTTATTAA
- a CDS encoding pyrimidine-nucleoside phosphorylase: MRMYDVIAKKRNGETLSEEEIRFMIDGYVKGEIPDYQMSAMLMAIYLNGMNDKETATLTSEVAHSGDMVDLSPIEGIKVDKHSTGGVGDKTTLVVAPIVAACGVKVAKMSGRGLGHTGGTVDKMESIPGMRTTLTEEEFFQVVNNTGLSVIGQSGNLAPADKKLYALRDVTATVDSIPLIAASIMSKKLAAGSDCILLDVKTGSGAFMKTLDDSITLAEKMVAIGEHAGKKTMALITNMDIPLGSLIGNSLEVIEAVDTLKGDGPEDLTEVCLQLASGMLFLAGKGDLSACRAMAEKTIADGSALKRLIAMVEAQGGDSSVIKDTSLFQKAPFKLEVKAPKGGYITHMDTERCGIASSMLGAGRITKESEIDFAAGIALKKKVGQSVAEGEVMAVLYTSKEELFLASVEEFISAVTISDEKPATEPLIYARVTKAGAERLV, translated from the coding sequence ATGAGGATGTATGATGTAATTGCAAAAAAGAGAAACGGAGAAACTCTCAGTGAAGAGGAAATCCGTTTTATGATAGATGGCTATGTAAAGGGGGAGATTCCTGATTATCAGATGTCAGCAATGCTGATGGCCATTTATCTCAATGGAATGAATGATAAGGAGACAGCCACTTTGACCAGTGAAGTGGCTCACTCCGGTGATATGGTGGATTTATCTCCCATTGAAGGCATAAAGGTGGATAAACATTCCACAGGCGGTGTTGGAGACAAGACCACCCTGGTGGTGGCACCTATTGTGGCGGCTTGCGGAGTCAAGGTTGCAAAGATGTCTGGACGGGGTCTTGGACATACCGGTGGAACGGTTGATAAGATGGAGTCCATACCCGGGATGCGTACGACCCTTACGGAAGAAGAATTTTTTCAGGTGGTAAACAACACAGGACTTTCTGTCATCGGGCAGTCCGGCAATCTGGCACCCGCCGATAAAAAGCTTTACGCCCTTCGGGACGTGACTGCCACGGTAGACAGCATACCCCTCATTGCAGCCTCCATCATGAGCAAAAAGCTGGCAGCAGGAAGTGACTGCATTCTTCTCGATGTAAAGACAGGCAGTGGAGCATTTATGAAAACCCTTGATGATTCCATTACCCTGGCTGAAAAGATGGTGGCTATTGGGGAACACGCAGGGAAGAAAACCATGGCGCTGATCACCAATATGGATATTCCTCTTGGAAGTCTCATCGGCAACAGCCTGGAGGTCATAGAGGCAGTGGATACCTTAAAAGGAGATGGCCCGGAGGATTTGACAGAGGTATGCTTACAGCTTGCTTCCGGCATGCTCTTTCTGGCAGGAAAAGGTGATCTTTCCGCATGCAGGGCCATGGCAGAAAAGACCATAGCTGATGGAAGTGCACTAAAGCGCCTGATTGCCATGGTGGAAGCACAGGGGGGTGATTCTTCCGTAATAAAAGATACTTCTCTGTTTCAAAAGGCTCCCTTTAAGCTGGAGGTAAAAGCGCCAAAAGGTGGCTACATCACTCATATGGATACGGAGCGTTGCGGCATTGCATCTTCCATGCTTGGAGCTGGCAGAATCACGAAGGAGAGTGAAATTGATTTTGCTGCCGGAATTGCTCTTAAAAAGAAGGTGGGCCAAAGCGTAGCGGAGGGAGAAGTTATGGCAGTGCTCTATACTTCTAAGGAAGAGCTGTTTTTGGCTTCCGTAGAGGAATTTATAAGTGCAGTCACCATCAGTGATGAAAAGCCGGCCACAGAGCCTCTCATCTATGCAAGAGTTACAAAAGCAGGCGCAGAGCGTCTTGTATAA
- a CDS encoding LURP-one-related/scramblase family protein, whose protein sequence is MKLMFKQRFFSWFDSYDIYDESGNTIYTVKGTPAWGHKLQIYDRYDNHLATLREHIISFLPCFDIQVNGQTIGTIRKEFTFFKPSFSVDCKGWRVEGSFFEWDYQIMSSTGKTVAVIEKQLFHFTDTYIIDVPDMEDSLLALMVVLAIDAVKCSQNN, encoded by the coding sequence ATGAAATTAATGTTCAAACAACGCTTTTTCTCCTGGTTTGACAGCTATGACATCTACGACGAAAGTGGAAATACCATTTATACGGTAAAAGGAACGCCAGCCTGGGGGCACAAGCTTCAAATTTATGATCGGTATGATAACCATCTAGCCACCTTAAGAGAGCATATTATCTCATTTCTTCCCTGCTTTGACATACAGGTGAACGGTCAGACCATAGGCACTATCCGCAAGGAGTTCACGTTCTTTAAGCCCTCCTTTTCCGTAGACTGTAAAGGCTGGAGAGTGGAAGGCAGCTTTTTTGAGTGGGATTATCAAATTATGTCATCTACTGGAAAAACAGTAGCCGTAATTGAAAAACAATTATTCCATTTTACAGATACTTATATCATTGATGTGCCTGATATGGAGGACAGTCTTCTGGCGCTTATGGTCGTGCTGGCCATTGATGCAGTCAAATGCAGTCAAAATAATTAA